GCAGGCTTACGGTTTGTTGGATATTGATGTCCAGCGTGATCATATTGATTTATTATCAGTTTCTGCGCATAAGCTGAATGGACCTAAATTTTTAGGTTTCCTCTATCGGCGTCAGGGAATTAATTTTCCCAGCTTTATCAAAGGCGGCGATCAAGAAGATAAGCGGCGGGCAGGAACAGAAAATATTCCCGCAATTGCTGGTTTCGCTAAAGCGGTCGAATTAGATACGCCAGCAGAAAAAGCCGCACGGCAGCAGAAATATGCTGGCTTTAAGCATCAGTTATTGGCTGGGTTAACGGCTAATGGGATTGACTTTGCGGTCAATGGTGAGCTGAATCCAGATAATTTACAACATGTTTTGAATATTTGGATCAAAGGAATTTCCACCTATGTCTTACAAATGAATCTCGATCTGGCTGGTTTTGCGATTTCTGGCGGCTCAGCATGTACTGCGGGCAGCTTAGAGCCCTCACATGTATTGACGGCCATGTATGGTAAAGATAGTCCGCGGATCGAGGAGTCGATTCGGATCAGTTTTGGTAAAGATAATACGGCTGCAGAGATTGATAATTTTGTGGCAGCTTTGACAAAAATCGTACAACGAGTTAAAAAGACAGTCAAAATTTAAACAGTAGAGCCATGTTTCTTGCGGCATGATTTTAGCTACAAGAATGGACATCGACCATAACATCGGAAATTTCTGGTACAAAAATTATCCACGATTGTGGAGTAGAGGAGTGAGCGGAATGGCATTTGCAGCAACAGCGGCAGTTAAAGGGAGCACAACAACTTACGCGCTTAGCCCTAATGTTAAAAAATATACATTAAAGGATGTCGGTTTTGTTGAAACGCGTGGTGGTAATTTTCAATTAGAACGACCACTTGATCCTAATTCGCCATACAATCAGGCGTTCAAGCTAAAAATTACTGTTGCCAAAGATTTAAAGAACCTGAAGATGTCGATTACAACAGCCAATGGGTTACAAGCAGTTGACATTTTTAAACAGCCGGCTAAAACCGAAGAAATTACGCAATTTAACTTTTTAGTGGACAATCTGATTGACCGTGAGATTTTAATTAAAAAATAATTAGTAAATTCACTTGATTTTATCATATTAAGTTTTAAACTAAAACTTAGATAAATAAGGGTGGGTTAAATATGAAAAAATTGGTTTGGTTGATCGTTACTAGCTATCATGATCTTCAGTGGGTT
This is a stretch of genomic DNA from Loigolactobacillus coryniformis subsp. coryniformis KCTC 3167 = DSM 20001. It encodes these proteins:
- a CDS encoding cysteine desulfurase family protein, giving the protein MTHTYLDNAATTPMDPAVIAVMTEQMQQNFGNASNIHYFGRQARQVLDASRKTLAQSINAKEAEIVFTSGGTEGDNTAIMQTALQRQKLGRHIITTAIEHEAVLKPLHFLETQGFEVTYLPVDERGLISLADFKAALRDDTILVSIMMGNNEVGSHMPIHEIGELLKDHQAWFHTDAVQAYGLLDIDVQRDHIDLLSVSAHKLNGPKFLGFLYRRQGINFPSFIKGGDQEDKRRAGTENIPAIAGFAKAVELDTPAEKAARQQKYAGFKHQLLAGLTANGIDFAVNGELNPDNLQHVLNIWIKGISTYVLQMNLDLAGFAISGGSACTAGSLEPSHVLTAMYGKDSPRIEESIRISFGKDNTAAEIDNFVAALTKIVQRVKKTVKI
- a CDS encoding DUF1831 domain-containing protein encodes the protein MAFAATAAVKGSTTTYALSPNVKKYTLKDVGFVETRGGNFQLERPLDPNSPYNQAFKLKITVAKDLKNLKMSITTANGLQAVDIFKQPAKTEEITQFNFLVDNLIDREILIKK